The Paraburkholderia sp. FT54 sequence CGGTCGATCTTGATGTAGTCGAAGTGAAATCGCTGCAGCAGGACAAGGTTGCTGTTCTCCGTGCCGAAATCATCGACGGCAAACTTGACACCTTGGCGCCGCAGTGCGGCGAGGCTGTCTTTCACGCCGTCAATGCCCGCAAGCAGGCCGCGTTCGGTGATTTCGAGGACAACCCGCAGTCTGGTCCGACTGGCAGCGAGGATGTCGTTCAGATCGCCGGGAAAGCCGCTCAGGCCTGCATGGAACGCGGCGAGATTGACGGTGAGGCTGAACCCGTCTGGAAGATCCATGGCACCCAGTTCCATGAGCGCCTGCCGGAGGACGAATTGCGTCAGGTCCGCGATCAACGGGCTGCGTTCCACTTCGCCGATGAAATGGCCCGGCATCACCAGGCCCCAGCGAGGGTGCTGCCAGCGCACCAGCGCCTCGGCACCGACCCACTGCCCGGTCGCCATGTCGACGATAGGCTGATAGAAGACAACGAATTCACCGCGTGCGAGACCTCGACGGACCTGACGGATCAGACGCCGCCGTGGCGTGTTGCGCATCAGATAACCGGCGGCGATCGCCCAACCGAGCAACAGTCCGATCAGCAGAGCGACGCCTTCAACACCGATCAGGTCTTGCAGCCGCCATGCGGGGCTGTCCTTTACCGACAAGGAGAAAATCGCATGGGGAGCGACGTAACTCGCCCAGTCTTTGCCAGGCGAGAAAGACGTCACAAAACGCCCATCGCTGGTGAGCGCGCTGCCATCGGAGCCGGTGACAGCCGCGGGGAGCGCGTTAGCCGCCTGTACGCTCGCAAGGACGTCTTCGACGTAAGCGCCTGGAACGACGAGGCCGATACCGCTCTGTCTGGACAGGCGCTCGTATACCACCATCGCCCGCCACTGCGGACGAAGCGGCGTACCGCCATGCATCACGATTCGGGTCGCGGCGCCCGGGGACATCAGGTACGCCTGCAACGGGATGTCGCGATCCCCCAATAAGGTCGAGCAGTAGATGCGACCGCCCTTGACGAAAAACGCACTGCGAACATACTGGGCAAGTCTGTCGTCCACGGTCAGGCTGGCATCGATGCTCGCGCAGCGCTGCCCCGCGAACCGTGCGAGGTGGTGTCCGTCGGTCTCAACCGCAGCGATGATGTTCCCCACCGACAGCCCGATGTTTTTCGCGAGGTCCACTTCGCGCTGCCGCGTCTGCCTGATGGCGACGTGATAGCCAACCGCGAGCGACGCCGTCAGGACCGCGCAGAAGATGCCGGCGGCCGACAACCGCACTCTCCACGACTGGGTGACCATATCATTGGTACGGGGAAATATGGTGGTAGCGAGTCTGGTGATCACGGTCGTGGCGAACATCCAAAGGTGGTCGAAATTCGATTGGCCGCTTCGCGAACGCGTATGCGAAGCGGCGTCGCATCATGAGGCAGCCTGATCTGCAAAACCGATTTCAGAGGGGCAGGTCCGGTTCCTCCCTTGCTGTTTGGCGGTATAGAGCGCCCGGTCTGCTGCCGCGACGAGGCCGCTCCCGTCGCCGCCATCGCCCGGTCGTTGCGCGGCCACGCCAGCACTGATCGTCACGATGCGGGTACGGGAAGCCGGATGTGGAAGCCGCAGGTTTTCGACAGTTGCCCGGATGCGCTCGGCAACCCTCAGCGCGCCCTGCTGATCGGCGTCTCGCAAGATCAACGCGAACTCTTCGCCGCCATACCGCGCCACCACGTCTGTCGGGTGCCTGGCCGCAGAGGCAATCGCTTGTGCGATCGTACGCAAGCACTCGTCGCCACCCGGGTGCCCGTAGTGGTCGTTATAGTCCTTGAATGCGTCGATATCGATCATGATCACGGCCATATGGCTCGGGCTGACGGCCCGTGCTTCCTTTCGCCATTGGCGTTCGAGTTCATGATCAAAATGTCGCCGGTTGAACACGCCGGTCAAGCCGTCGCGGAAAACGAGCGCCTGCAGCTCCCTTCGTTCAACTGCGAGGCGTTGCTCCACGACTTTGCTTTCCGTAATGTCGCGAACTGTAGCCATAAGTGCCTCAGGCTTGCCGGAGAACGGGTCGATGATCAGCCGCAGACTCGTTTTCATCCACAGGACCTGATCGTCCGGTCGCCGAAAGCGACTGTCCTGGGAGGCCTCTGTCACCCCTCCTGTCAGGCTCGCAATGGCCGTGGCCAGTGCAGCATGGTCGTCCAGCAGGACGAGTTCCGGGTAGTACACGCCGAGGAGGTCGCGAGGGGCATAGCCCAGCACCGGGGTAACCCTTGGCGAAACGTAGGTAAGCCTGCCGTCGAGCCGCATGCTCACGACAATGTCAGTAGCGTTTTCCGCAAGTACCTGGTATCGTCGCTCGCCGTCGCGTAGCCGGGCGATGAGGCGATTGCGCTGTGCCTGAGAAGCGCTGATGGGCAACGCTATAGCCAGCGCCGCCATGTAATAAAGCTGCAGGCCGAAGATGCGCCCCTGTGTGCTCCCGAAAGGCTCGATCCAGAATGGGCCCAGGCCGTGCATCGTGAACCACATCGCAATCGCCAGGCACAGCAGGAGACCAAGCAGCACGGCAGCAAGTTCTGCCTGAAATGCCAGTAACGCGATTGGTGGAAGGGCCCAGTAGAGCAGGTGAAACTGGTTCTGCCCGAATACCCCCGTCGTGACGACGCAAACCAGCAGCAACAGAACGCCGTTCTTCCCGCGCTGGTCCGTGCGTGAGAGCTTTGCAAGCTCGCCGCTCCAGAAGGCCACGGCGGTCGGCGTGAAGATCGCGCAACCCAGAGCATGCGAGACGAACCAGGTGGTCGTGGTCGGTAACCGGGAGCCAGCATCCTGCTCACCCAACAAAGTCACCGCAACGAGCCCGGACGCGATGGTTGAAAACAGTACGCAGCCGACCAGAAACCTCATGAGCGGCTTCGGGCGGATCAGTTCGGCAGCCGTTGAGATATGCGGAGCGAACCCCGCTGCACTCACGACGCCGACAAAGTCGGCGAACGAATAGGATAGCGACACCCCCAGACTGCTGCCGACAAAAAGCCTGGTCGCGAAATTGCCGAGTACCCCAGCGGCGAGCACTCCGTATCGTTGCTGGGGCCGCGCAACCATCATCTGTGCAAGCAGGACAGCTTCGACCAGCCAGATCGGCGAGATTTCGTCGTCCATGGTCTTGAGTGCCAGGCTGACCATGCATGCGAGCGACGTCGCCACCGAGGCTAGCAGCATTGACCGGAGATTGTGGATCCACCGAGGCGATGCGACGTTCATGGACGCGTTTCCGGGGATTTCTTTGTATGAATTGAAATGCATGTCTCGACCCTCAACCTCCGTCCTCCGCACCCCATTGAGGGATCGGCGAAATGCGCTCTCGTTGTAGCGACCTCAGGCAATGGCTCAGTACCTATCGCCCGTTTTCATACACGCTGGTATTGCATCGGCAATCCGATGAGCCCTGTTCGCCGAAGTTTTGTACGTTGAGCGCCAAACCTTCAGTGCCGAGCCGGGCTCACGGCTCTGCCGGTCAATCACCTGTGAGACGGACGCGCTCTAAAAGCTATCCCATTCGCCAGCCTGGGTGGATTGGGTCACCCGAATGGCCGGCGGTGCGGAGTGTTTCGGGGCTGGCGTGGCGGGCGCACTCGCGCGCACCGGCGCCCCTGGGTACGTCCGCGCGACAGCACGCCCGGCTCCGGCGTCGCGTGAGCCGTTGAGCCTGAACATCGACACGGACGCTTTCAGATCGGTCGCCTGCGACTCGAGCGAGCTGGCGGCGGCCGCCGCCTGTTCGACCAGCGCCGCGTTCTGCTGCGTGACTTCGTCCATCTGCGTGACGGCCTGGTTGACCTGGCCGATGCCCTTACTCTGTTCCTGCGATGCGGCGGTGATTTCACCCATGATGTCGGTCACACGCCTGATCTCGTGAGTGATCTCGCGCATCTTCGCGCCCGCTTCCCTCACATGGCCGGCGCCCGCCTGCACGCGCTCGACCGATTCGTGGATCAGCTCCTTGATTTCCTTCGACGCCGCCGACGAGCGCTGCGCCAGCGAACGCACTTCCGAGGCCACCACCGCAAAGCCCCGTCCCTGTTCACCCGCTCGTGCGGCTTCGACCGCCGCATTCAGTGCAAGGATATTGGTCTGGAAGGCGATGCTCTCGATGATGCCGACAATGTTAGCAATCCTGTCCGAGCTGGCGTTGATGCCTTCCATGGTTTCGACCACGCGCGACACCACGGTGCCGCCCTGCTCAGCCACCGAAGCGGCCTGCGCGGCGAGCTGGTTGGCCTGACTGGCGTTGTCAGCATTCTGGGTGACGGTCGAGGTCAGCTGCTCCATGCTGGCCGCTGTTTCCTCGAGCGAGGCGGCCTGCTCTTCGGTGCGCTGCGACAGGTCCTGGTTGCCTGCTGCAATCTGGTGTGTGGCGGTGGCAATCGAGTCGGCCGATGTCTTGATCGTGCCGATCGTGTGCGTGAGTTGCTCCTGCATGCGCTTCATCGAGAAGAGCAGGCTCGAGCGGTCATCCGGTGCCGTCTTCACAACGGCGGTCAGGTCGTTGTTGGCGATCTTGTTGGCGATCTCGGCGGCATAGGACGGCTCGCCACCCAGTGAGCGGAGGATGCCGCGGTTGAGCAATACCACGACAGCCGACAATGCCCCGGCCAGTACCACCAGAATTCCGAGGCTCTGATACAGCGACGAGCGGAACGCCGCATCGAGGTCGTCGATATAGAGCCCCGTGGTGAGAATCCAGTCCCACGGCTGATAGGTCAGGTTGTAGGCAATTTTCGGGAAAGCTTCGGTGCCTCCTGGCTTCGCAACGCTATATGCGGTAAAGCCACGGCCGTCGCGCTTGACGAGAGCGACCATCTCCCTGAAGACGTACACACCGTTCGGATCCTTGTAGTCGCTGACGTCCTTGCCATTCAGCTCTGCGTTCGTCGGGTGCATCAACACCTTTGGCTGAAAACTGACGATCTGAAAATAACCGTCCTGGCCATAACGCATGTTCCGGACGCTGTCGATTGCCCGCTTCTGGGCTTCCGTCACGGGCATGGAGCCGGCGGCCGCCTGATCGCCAAAGGTCTTGACCACACTCAGGGCGATCTCCGCCGCGTGTTTCAGGTCCGCTTTGCGCTCATCCAAACGCATTTCCCGAGTCTGGTATGCGTTATAGACCGATATTCCAGTGAGACATAGCAGGCTCAGAACCAGCGGCAGCCAGAGCTTCTGGACGAAAGACAATTTCATTTCTAATTCCGTACGTTGAACATGTCACGAGCAGGCCGATTGTCAAAACTCAGAATTCAATCTTCAAACTGATATCGGCTAGTGTTCGCTCCACTTGAGCGGACGGCAAAGTAAGCGGCTATTTGTCGCAGCGTGGCTAGGAACATCGGCACAAGAGACGCCTGACCGAGTACGCGCGTCGCCACGAGTTAGCAAGTGCGCATCGGAATGAACGTGGATTTACCGACGGGTTGCCGAGGTTGATTTCGACGTGATGGAAAAACAGATCGGACCGTAGGGACGCAAACTCGAAAGTTACGAAAGCCGCTTTGTCATTCAAGACACTGAAGTGGAACTCTGACCGGCCGCAACGGGTCCGACTTGTGCTGTGTCCAGGTCGATCTACGGCGAGCCGTTTTCAATTGACTCCTTGCCCGGCAATTTCAGCATCCGGCCCCGCCTTTCGTGTCATCGGTAACGATGGTACAAACGTTAGATGGCAACGGTCTCGACCGCTGCCGACAAACTCCGACGTCTTTATTACATTTCACCTCAAAGTACTTTTCGCGTGATTACGATCCGAATGCCATCTTCTATCGTTTCCATTACAAGGAATGGAGCGCTCGCCGCGTCGCTGTGGAGTATGTTGGCCATAACGAACTGCGCGAATGCCGTCGATAACGTGATCGTGCTCGATTCTGCTGGAGCGCAATTGACGCTGATCGACGAAGCCACGCACAAAGTTGTCGGTACAGAGCCGACCGGCAAGGAACCACACCATCTGATGATCACGCCCGACGGCCACTCCCTGATCGTTGCGGATTCGGTGTCGAACAACCTGATGTTTGTCGACCCGCACACCGGTGCGGTGCAGCGGACTGTGGAGGACATCGAAGACCCATATCAACTGGGCTTCTCTCCCGATCACAAGTGGTTCGTCACGGCCGCGTTGCGCATGGACCGCGTCGACATCTACCGCTATGACGGCGCAAATATGGCGCTGGCCAAGCACATCGAACTGGCGAAGACTCCTAGCCACATGACGTTCGCCTCCGACAACCGCACCGTGTTCGTCACGCTGCAGGATTCCGGCGAACTCGCGGCGATCGATCTGCCGACCCAGAAAGTGCTTTGGAAGATGCACGTGGGCAATGAGCCCGCAGGTCTGTGGATGACACCGGGCGACCGCTACCTGCTGGTCGGTATGACCGGCGAAGACGACGTCACGGTGGTGGACTTGCACAAGCAGCAGATCGTCAAGAAGATCCACACGGGCCGCGGCGCCCACAATTTCCGCAACCTCGACGACGGCAAGCATGTGGTGGTGTCCAATCGCGTCGATAGCACGATCAGCGTTATCGACTACACCACGCTCACCAATGCCGGCGATATCACCGGACTGATGGCCGGGCCGGATGACATGGAACTAACTCCCGACAAGCGCTATCTATGGGTGGGATTCCGTTTCGCGAAGCATGTGGGCATCATCGATATGACCACGCGCAAGCTGGTCGAAACTATTGCGGTTGGCCGTTCGCCGCACGGCATCTACTTCTACAACCGGGCACCGGTGGTATCGCCCAATCCAGACTAGGCTGGGCAAGTCGTCACAAACTTGCCGTTACATGAGCACTGCCGGAATTTGCTAAAGCACGAGGATTCTGATGTTTCATGAAATCGCCGCCCAACTCGACAATATGGTGTCCGCGCTGCAGACGCTGTTATATGTCGACGTCGTGCAGCCGTTTTTCTATCGCTTCGGCTTGATGGGTTACGACGAAGACACCTATGACGCCCTGTACTGGGTGATAGTCGGTGCGCTGGAAATCGTCGTGATGTATCTCACGTTACGACCGCTCGAAGCACTGCGCCCCATCGAGCAGTGGCAGGATCGCAAGGCACTGCGCGCGGACGTGATCTATACGTGGATCGCCAAGCTCGGCATTATTAACATTGCGTTCTTTTTCATGTTGCAGCCGCTATTCGATCACTGGCAGAGCCTGATAGCGATCTACCACATACCGAACATCGATATCGACGGCCTCTGGCCAGGCGTGACGGATCAGCCAGTCGTGTCGTTCCTGATTTACCTGATCGTGCTCGATTTCGCCGGCTACTGGTACCACCGGTGGCAGCATCGTTTCGGCGTGTGGTGGGAACTGCATGCGGTGCATCACAGCCAGCAGCAGATGTCGCTGTGGACCGATGACCGCAACCACTTTCTCGACGACATCATTCAGGCGGCGTTCTTCGCGGCGATCTCGCTGTTTATCGGCGTGCAGCCGAACCAGTTCGTGGTGCTGGTCGCGGTCAGCAACTTCATGCAGAGCATCCAGCACGTCAATGCAAGCCTGCCGTATGGCTGGCTGCTCGAGCGCATCATCGTCAGCCCGATCTTTCACCGCCGTCACCACGCGGTGGGCTACGGTCATGAAGGCACGGCCTACGGCTGCAATTTCGGCGTGTTGTTTCCATGGTGGGACATGATGTTCCGCACCGTTTCATGGAACCCCGCCGTCGAGGTGACCGGCATCCGTGACCAGCTACCGGTGCCGCATGGCTCGGGCCGTTCGTATGGCGACGGATTGATCGCGCAGCAATGGCTCACGTTTGGCCGAATTGTGAAGCGTCTGCGCGGGCAAAGGAATTACGCGGATCGTGCTGTGCAGTGAGTGCAGCTGACCCTGTGCACCTGTTGCTGCGGTCGCACAGAGCCATCCCGCATGTTTGCGACGGGCTTAAAAGAAACCCGACAGCGCCGTCCAGCCAGCCCTGGGCGGCGCGCCAGGCGTTACTCGCGTTTTGTAACGGCTAGGTCAAGCCCAATAGTCCGTACCGTTGCCCCTTTGGCGACGATTCGTTCTCCCACTCTTTTGGCTCGACGTGCCCGTATAACCGATCCGGACTCAGCCGCGCTTTTTCGACGGTTGCGATGCAAGAGTGTCTGTGAGCACCGCTTCGATCGTCGTCGCGGCAAGCGTTTTTCGAACGCCATCGTCGATCGAATCATAGACGTGGCTCAGTGTCGACCCGATGCCTCGACCGATGGGGCACACCTGACTGGGTTTTGAAGGGTGCAGCGCGAAGCGCGCACCCTCTTCAAGTGCATTGAAGACGTCGAGCAAACTGATTGCATCCGCACTCCTGCTCAGACGCCATCCCGCATTCACGCCGCGATAACTCTCGACGAGCCCCCCTTTCGCGAGCAACCCAAGCGTACGACGAATCACCACCGGGTTCGTGTTGACGCTGATAGCGATCCGATCGGACGTGACCGGATCAGGACTGCGCCGTGCGACGAGCGCCATCCACGCCAGGATGTGGGTCGCCACGGTCAAGCGGCTATTGGCGCTCATAGAAAACCTGCTTTAGTCAGTTTAGTTGTAACTATATTCGTTACAACATGGGTAGTCAATCCTGACCTGTTTGATGGATCCAGTGACATGGCGCATTCCCCGCCTTAAGAGACGGACGATTTCAGGCTGCACGCGCCGGCTTATTGGTGTGCCGGATCAACCCTGCTCGCGCCATTCGTGTCTCATCGAAGGCGCCCGTTCATGACAGAAGACTTGTGCTGATGGCCTGGATGGTTTATGTTGTAACAACTATTGTTACATCGAATGTGTCGTGACGATAAACGTATGGCGTGCAACGTCCCCCAGTCAATGGAAACTGAGCAGCCGTCCTTGCTACCTCTAACACCGAAATGAGAAGCCCGCAGATGTCCACACTCTTCGATCCAATCCAGATTGGCGCGCTGAAGTTGTCGAACCGCATTGTCATGGCACCGCTCACGCGCATGCGCGCGTTCGCCGAGCGCAGTCCAGGCGTCCTCAACGCGCGGCACTACGCGCTACGTGCGAGCGCGGGACTCGTCATTACCGAAGCCACTTCCGTCACACCTCAGGGCGTTGGCTATCCCAACACACCGGGCATCTGGACCGAGAAGCAGATTGCCGGCTGGAAAGAGGTGACTTCAGCGGTACACGATGCGGGTGGCCTGATCGTTTCCCAGCTGTGGCACGTCGGGCGAGTTTCCGACCCGGTCTACCACGACGGCCAGCTTCCGGTCGCCCCCAGTGCCATCGCGCCGGACGGCCATGTCACCCGCGTGCGGCCTCAGCGCCCATACACCGTGCCGCGCGCGCTGGAGACCGAAGAAATTCCCGCTATCGTCGAGGATTTCCGGGTGGGCGCCGCAAACGCAAAACGCGCTGGTTTTGATGGCGTCGAGCTTCACGCGGCAAATGGTTACCTGTTCGATCAGTTTCTGCACAACGGATCGAACCTGCGGAGCGACCGTTACGGCGGATCGATCGAGAACCGCGCGCGCTTCCTGCTGGAGGCAATCGATGCATTGCTCACCCTTTGGCCCGCGGACCGCATCGGCGTGCATTTGAACCTGATGTCGAGTTCATACTCGATGCGCGACTCGAATCCGCGCGCGCTGTTCAGTTATGTCGCCGAGCAACTCAACGCGCGCAACATCGCTTTTATTTTCGCGCGCGAGGCGTTGGATCGCGGCGACGATCGCATCGGCCGCGACGTGCGGCGTATCTTCAAAGGGGCCTACATCCTCAATGAAGGGCTAACGAGGGAGAGTGCGGAGCTGGCCATCGAACGTGGCGATGCAGACGCGGCGGCGTTTGGGCGTCCTTTTATCGCCAACCCTGATCTGGTGGAGCGCTTTCGACGCGGTGCGCCGCTCAATGCGGTCAATCCGGAAACCATCTACGCGGACGACGAAAGCGGCTACAACGACTACCCACTGCTCGACGAAGCTGTGTGAAGCAGACGCGCGCATGCAGTCGCTAAAGTTGTATCGAATGCCGCAGCCATTCTTTCACCGCCTCTTTCGAACAGCGATGGCTACGCCAGCCGATATGCGCGTCAGGCCGCACTCCCCACACCGTGCCGCCCGGGGCGCGAAACGCGGTGGTGAATTCGTTTGCCGCATCCGTTAGCACAGTAATCTGCTCATTGGAAGGCACTTCGCATCCCGGTGCCGCGATCAACACCGCGGACGCCAGGCCGTGAAGCAAGGCATCGAGCGCAGCGCAGCCCTCGACGAACGCATCGTATTGCGCGCCGGGTGCCTCGATATAGCCGAGCAAAACATGCCGGCCCCGGCCGACACATTCATGCAGGCGCCGCGCATGCCCGACGAACGCCTGCTGGAGGTTCCCCAGTTCGGGAACGCGGTCGCCGGGCGCGGGTGACGTCACGTCCATGTCGCGACACTCGTCGGCGACGATGCGGCTGCCTCGATAGGTGACGAGCAACTGGGTTTCGCGCATGGCCGGCGTCGCCGCCTCACGAGCGAACACCGCATTCAGCGCCGCGCTCTTCGACCGGACGACGTCGACTCCGACGGGCTGCCGTTCTTCCGAATAGCTCTCGAGCAATGCAGGCTGTGCGAGCCCCTTGGCCGCGAGCGATAGCTTCCACGCCAGATTGTGCGCATCCTGCAATCCCGTATTCATGCCCTGACCGCCTACCGGAGGATGGATATGCGCGGCGTCGCCTGCAATGAACACGCTGCCTTTGGCATAAGCAGGCACGATGCGATGGCTGACACGGTAGACCGATGACCAGCGCATTGACGACAGCTGCGTGCCATCCGGCAAGGCCGGCAGGAGCAGCGCGCGCATGGCATCGAAGTCAGGCGGAGGTCATGCTAAACCGCCTGTGGCTCGATCTGACGCGACTTGCGCCGCCGCCCAATAACCTCGTCTTCGTGATCGATTGCGACGCGTGGGACGGCTATCCGACGCACAAGGCCGATCTGATGTCGTTCCTGAAGACGCAATCCATCCGCAATCTCGTCACGGTTACCGGCGATCTGCACGCGTTCCAGTGCGGCATCGTGCGCGACGTGCCCGATCCGGTGAACGGCACGCCCGTTGCCGTCGAACTCATGACGGCGGGCATCAGCAGCCGGCCTTTCTTCGTCGACGTGCAGCAGGGCGCGGCAGGCACACCGGTTGCGCCGCTGACGTCTTCGCCGATAGCCTTCGACCAGTTCCTGCAACAGAACAACCCCGATTTGCTATATGCCGATCATGACGGCAACGGCTATGCTTCAGCAACCGTGACGCCGGGCCAGTTCGTCGCGATCTTCAATAAGGTGAAAGGGTTGAACAGCGACGGCAGCGCACCGGCCGCGCCGCTCGCACCCGCAGCACCGATTGCCCGCGCGGCCTGTTAGCGTCCCGGATTCACGCGCCTGGTGGTCAGGAAGTCTCAATCGCGGACCGCCACAGTAACCACAATGAGCGCCGAGAAGATCAGCGCCGGGGCGAGATGCCGGAACGGCTCCCGGTTTCGCAGCAACGTGAAGAGCGCGCCAATCATGATCGCACCGGCCAGCGTTAGGCCTAAAACTCTGGTTTGCGGTCCAAGAAGAAGTGCTGCACTGAGTAGCTCGAGAACACCACAGAGCAAGTGAAACCATGCCGGGTAACCCCAGCGCGCGAAGTCGCGCTTCACCGCGCCGCGTCCTGCGAGATTGACCACCCCAGCAACCGCGAACAGAACCGCTACGATCGTCGCGAGAATCGTTTCGAAAGATCCAGTGTTTAGCGCCATCCTCACACCCCGTTGCTTAGCTGAAAGTGCTTCTGTACAGAGAGGTCCGCAATCAGGCCGGGGCCGTGGGGTTCCCACGCAAGAACTTGCCGCGCATGCTGACCGCTTACCGTCTGGTCGA is a genomic window containing:
- a CDS encoding Rrf2 family transcriptional regulator, giving the protein MSANSRLTVATHILAWMALVARRSPDPVTSDRIAISVNTNPVVIRRTLGLLAKGGLVESYRGVNAGWRLSRSADAISLLDVFNALEEGARFALHPSKPSQVCPIGRGIGSTLSHVYDSIDDGVRKTLAATTIEAVLTDTLASQPSKKRG
- a CDS encoding beta-propeller fold lactonase family protein, with the translated sequence MPSSIVSITRNGALAASLWSMLAITNCANAVDNVIVLDSAGAQLTLIDEATHKVVGTEPTGKEPHHLMITPDGHSLIVADSVSNNLMFVDPHTGAVQRTVEDIEDPYQLGFSPDHKWFVTAALRMDRVDIYRYDGANMALAKHIELAKTPSHMTFASDNRTVFVTLQDSGELAAIDLPTQKVLWKMHVGNEPAGLWMTPGDRYLLVGMTGEDDVTVVDLHKQQIVKKIHTGRGAHNFRNLDDGKHVVVSNRVDSTISVIDYTTLTNAGDITGLMAGPDDMELTPDKRYLWVGFRFAKHVGIIDMTTRKLVETIAVGRSPHGIYFYNRAPVVSPNPD
- a CDS encoding methyl-accepting chemotaxis protein — translated: MKLSFVQKLWLPLVLSLLCLTGISVYNAYQTREMRLDERKADLKHAAEIALSVVKTFGDQAAAGSMPVTEAQKRAIDSVRNMRYGQDGYFQIVSFQPKVLMHPTNAELNGKDVSDYKDPNGVYVFREMVALVKRDGRGFTAYSVAKPGGTEAFPKIAYNLTYQPWDWILTTGLYIDDLDAAFRSSLYQSLGILVVLAGALSAVVVLLNRGILRSLGGEPSYAAEIANKIANNDLTAVVKTAPDDRSSLLFSMKRMQEQLTHTIGTIKTSADSIATATHQIAAGNQDLSQRTEEQAASLEETAASMEQLTSTVTQNADNASQANQLAAQAASVAEQGGTVVSRVVETMEGINASSDRIANIVGIIESIAFQTNILALNAAVEAARAGEQGRGFAVVASEVRSLAQRSSAASKEIKELIHESVERVQAGAGHVREAGAKMREITHEIRRVTDIMGEITAASQEQSKGIGQVNQAVTQMDEVTQQNAALVEQAAAAASSLESQATDLKASVSMFRLNGSRDAGAGRAVARTYPGAPVRASAPATPAPKHSAPPAIRVTQSTQAGEWDSF
- a CDS encoding EAL domain-containing protein encodes the protein MFATTVITRLATTIFPRTNDMVTQSWRVRLSAAGIFCAVLTASLAVGYHVAIRQTRQREVDLAKNIGLSVGNIIAAVETDGHHLARFAGQRCASIDASLTVDDRLAQYVRSAFFVKGGRIYCSTLLGDRDIPLQAYLMSPGAATRIVMHGGTPLRPQWRAMVVYERLSRQSGIGLVVPGAYVEDVLASVQAANALPAAVTGSDGSALTSDGRFVTSFSPGKDWASYVAPHAIFSLSVKDSPAWRLQDLIGVEGVALLIGLLLGWAIAAGYLMRNTPRRRLIRQVRRGLARGEFVVFYQPIVDMATGQWVGAEALVRWQHPRWGLVMPGHFIGEVERSPLIADLTQFVLRQALMELGAMDLPDGFSLTVNLAAFHAGLSGFPGDLNDILAASRTRLRVVLEITERGLLAGIDGVKDSLAALRRQGVKFAVDDFGTENSNLVLLQRFHFDYIKIDRQFVQNVDGDDYALVEAITFLAAQVGALVIAEGVEDRAQQGILKEIGVTLAQGFLFARPGSATEFATGYAASAGRAADFRPPPVTIFTPDQRGFGQPGPA
- a CDS encoding FAD-dependent monooxygenase, which gives rise to MRALLLPALPDGTQLSSMRWSSVYRVSHRIVPAYAKGSVFIAGDAAHIHPPVGGQGMNTGLQDAHNLAWKLSLAAKGLAQPALLESYSEERQPVGVDVVRSKSAALNAVFAREAATPAMRETQLLVTYRGSRIVADECRDMDVTSPAPGDRVPELGNLQQAFVGHARRLHECVGRGRHVLLGYIEAPGAQYDAFVEGCAALDALLHGLASAVLIAAPGCEVPSNEQITVLTDAANEFTTAFRAPGGTVWGVRPDAHIGWRSHRCSKEAVKEWLRHSIQL
- a CDS encoding DoxX family protein, translated to MALNTGSFETILATIVAVLFAVAGVVNLAGRGAVKRDFARWGYPAWFHLLCGVLELLSAALLLGPQTRVLGLTLAGAIMIGALFTLLRNREPFRHLAPALIFSALIVVTVAVRD
- a CDS encoding diguanylate cyclase domain-containing protein, whose product is MNVASPRWIHNLRSMLLASVATSLACMVSLALKTMDDEISPIWLVEAVLLAQMMVARPQQRYGVLAAGVLGNFATRLFVGSSLGVSLSYSFADFVGVVSAAGFAPHISTAAELIRPKPLMRFLVGCVLFSTIASGLVAVTLLGEQDAGSRLPTTTTWFVSHALGCAIFTPTAVAFWSGELAKLSRTDQRGKNGVLLLLVCVVTTGVFGQNQFHLLYWALPPIALLAFQAELAAVLLGLLLCLAIAMWFTMHGLGPFWIEPFGSTQGRIFGLQLYYMAALAIALPISASQAQRNRLIARLRDGERRYQVLAENATDIVVSMRLDGRLTYVSPRVTPVLGYAPRDLLGVYYPELVLLDDHAALATAIASLTGGVTEASQDSRFRRPDDQVLWMKTSLRLIIDPFSGKPEALMATVRDITESKVVEQRLAVERRELQALVFRDGLTGVFNRRHFDHELERQWRKEARAVSPSHMAVIMIDIDAFKDYNDHYGHPGGDECLRTIAQAIASAARHPTDVVARYGGEEFALILRDADQQGALRVAERIRATVENLRLPHPASRTRIVTISAGVAAQRPGDGGDGSGLVAAADRALYTAKQQGRNRTCPSEIGFADQAAS
- a CDS encoding sterol desaturase family protein, giving the protein MFHEIAAQLDNMVSALQTLLYVDVVQPFFYRFGLMGYDEDTYDALYWVIVGALEIVVMYLTLRPLEALRPIEQWQDRKALRADVIYTWIAKLGIINIAFFFMLQPLFDHWQSLIAIYHIPNIDIDGLWPGVTDQPVVSFLIYLIVLDFAGYWYHRWQHRFGVWWELHAVHHSQQQMSLWTDDRNHFLDDIIQAAFFAAISLFIGVQPNQFVVLVAVSNFMQSIQHVNASLPYGWLLERIIVSPIFHRRHHAVGYGHEGTAYGCNFGVLFPWWDMMFRTVSWNPAVEVTGIRDQLPVPHGSGRSYGDGLIAQQWLTFGRIVKRLRGQRNYADRAVQ
- a CDS encoding alkene reductase; amino-acid sequence: MSTLFDPIQIGALKLSNRIVMAPLTRMRAFAERSPGVLNARHYALRASAGLVITEATSVTPQGVGYPNTPGIWTEKQIAGWKEVTSAVHDAGGLIVSQLWHVGRVSDPVYHDGQLPVAPSAIAPDGHVTRVRPQRPYTVPRALETEEIPAIVEDFRVGAANAKRAGFDGVELHAANGYLFDQFLHNGSNLRSDRYGGSIENRARFLLEAIDALLTLWPADRIGVHLNLMSSSYSMRDSNPRALFSYVAEQLNARNIAFIFAREALDRGDDRIGRDVRRIFKGAYILNEGLTRESAELAIERGDADAAAFGRPFIANPDLVERFRRGAPLNAVNPETIYADDESGYNDYPLLDEAV
- a CDS encoding alkaline phosphatase D family protein, whose protein sequence is MLNRLWLDLTRLAPPPNNLVFVIDCDAWDGYPTHKADLMSFLKTQSIRNLVTVTGDLHAFQCGIVRDVPDPVNGTPVAVELMTAGISSRPFFVDVQQGAAGTPVAPLTSSPIAFDQFLQQNNPDLLYADHDGNGYASATVTPGQFVAIFNKVKGLNSDGSAPAAPLAPAAPIARAAC